The following are from one region of the Halomonas qaidamensis genome:
- a CDS encoding NAD(P)/FAD-dependent oxidoreductase, whose amino-acid sequence MSERLPVPSMLSDAHTVAIIGAGLSGLACGHQLASQGINVTLFDKARGPGGRMSSKQRPGATLDLGAQAFTTRDKRFAEKVAEWQAVGCVAIWPTLRYQASASGWQTHNDDQLRYTGAPRMSALTRYLADTLSALPNAAITLETHITGLDKTAAGWKLHDSHGSIHGPFDLVVISAPPPQANTLLAAWEPTLAAACEAKPQRGCWAGWAIFEEPLPTIEKVASAWHTVHTHHPALRLVSRNHTKPGRELQPESISLLAQLDWSDNHIESDNDTVAQQLLEAFMSLLPEQTALPKIVEIGAHRWRYAQPAQAGQQSYLYSTRGLALCGDSFRGSRVEDAWLSGDELGRALLGQSV is encoded by the coding sequence ATGTCTGAACGATTACCTGTGCCTTCAATGCTCTCTGATGCCCATACAGTAGCGATTATTGGTGCAGGTTTATCTGGCCTGGCCTGTGGTCACCAGCTTGCCAGTCAAGGAATCAATGTGACGCTATTTGATAAAGCACGCGGACCAGGCGGCCGTATGTCAAGTAAACAACGTCCTGGAGCGACACTAGACCTGGGCGCACAAGCTTTTACCACTCGCGATAAACGGTTTGCCGAAAAAGTCGCCGAGTGGCAAGCCGTCGGCTGCGTTGCTATTTGGCCAACGTTACGTTATCAGGCTAGCGCATCCGGCTGGCAAACACACAATGACGATCAGCTGCGTTACACCGGCGCACCACGTATGAGTGCCTTAACCCGTTACCTAGCCGATACGCTTAGTGCTCTTCCTAATGCAGCTATTACGCTTGAAACCCACATTACTGGGTTAGATAAAACGGCTGCTGGCTGGAAGTTACACGATAGCCACGGGTCAATACATGGGCCTTTTGACCTGGTGGTTATTAGCGCTCCGCCGCCACAAGCCAACACATTATTAGCCGCGTGGGAACCAACATTAGCCGCTGCCTGCGAAGCAAAGCCACAACGAGGATGCTGGGCAGGTTGGGCTATTTTTGAAGAACCACTACCGACAATAGAAAAAGTGGCCTCGGCTTGGCATACCGTTCACACTCATCACCCTGCACTGCGGCTAGTGTCGCGCAATCACACTAAGCCAGGTCGTGAGCTACAGCCAGAAAGTATCAGCCTACTTGCCCAGTTAGACTGGAGCGATAACCATATCGAGAGTGACAACGACACCGTTGCCCAACAGCTGCTGGAAGCTTTCATGTCGCTGCTGCCAGAACAAACCGCACTGCCTAAGATCGTTGAGATAGGCGCGCATCGCTGGCGTTATGCCCAACCAGCCCAGGCAGGCCAACAATCATACTTGTACAGCACACGTGGATTAGCACTTTGCGGGGATAGCTTCAGGGGCAGTCGTGTAGAAGATGCTTGGTTATCTGGCGACGAATTAGGAAGAGCCCTATTAGGCCAGTCGGTCTAA
- a CDS encoding TIGR01777 family oxidoreductase yields MRVLITGGSGFVGQRLCQQLLAQGHEVQVVSRTPHQVRDRLPKACDIRDSAQAFMDTPPEALINLAGESIAAKRWSDSQKETLIRSRVDSTQQLITLCEQLEANGQALPSVMISGSAMGYYGDQGDKVVDETTSPNDEFAHRLCAQWEAAAKPIEAMGVRLAILRIGLVLEAGGGTLQKMLPPFKLGLGGRFGSGKQFMPWIHRDDLVAAIMFLMNESTLSGAFNGSAPHPVTNAEFTKTLAKQLHRPAVFPVPAFVLKAGFGEMSQLLLTGADMRPARLIEAGFTFQYPTLDKALEAIL; encoded by the coding sequence ATGCGGGTATTAATCACCGGAGGTAGCGGCTTTGTTGGCCAGCGACTCTGCCAACAACTTCTCGCTCAAGGGCACGAGGTACAAGTCGTTTCCCGAACGCCCCACCAAGTGCGTGATCGGTTGCCTAAGGCCTGCGACATACGTGATAGTGCCCAGGCATTTATGGACACGCCACCGGAGGCGTTGATTAACCTTGCCGGTGAGTCAATTGCGGCAAAGCGCTGGAGTGATAGCCAAAAAGAGACACTGATCCGTTCTCGGGTCGACAGCACTCAGCAGCTAATTACGCTCTGTGAGCAGCTGGAAGCTAACGGACAAGCGTTACCCAGCGTGATGATTAGCGGCTCTGCGATGGGGTATTACGGAGATCAAGGCGACAAGGTGGTGGATGAAACAACGTCGCCAAACGATGAGTTCGCTCATCGTCTTTGTGCGCAGTGGGAAGCGGCGGCAAAACCGATCGAGGCGATGGGCGTTCGCTTAGCGATACTGCGTATTGGGTTAGTGCTTGAAGCAGGGGGCGGTACGCTGCAGAAAATGCTGCCACCATTCAAGCTCGGACTCGGTGGGCGTTTTGGAAGCGGCAAACAGTTTATGCCCTGGATTCATCGTGACGATCTGGTGGCAGCGATTATGTTTTTGATGAACGAATCAACGCTTTCAGGCGCGTTTAATGGCAGTGCGCCGCATCCGGTAACAAATGCTGAGTTCACGAAAACGTTGGCTAAGCAGCTTCACCGGCCGGCAGTTTTCCCCGTACCCGCTTTCGTACTAAAAGCGGGCTTTGGAGAGATGTCACAGCTGTTGCTGACTGGGGCTGATATGCGACCTGCACGTCTGATCGAGGCCGGGTTTACCTTTCAATACCCGACACTCGATAAGGCGTTAGAGGCCATTCTTTAG
- a CDS encoding TlpA disulfide reductase family protein: MNAIAIGPLLISTPRLYALGCALLLLLVSRYLLGLTPSQHGRWFNGLMVIWLLGARIVFVALNWESYSAAPLEALKVWQPGYNALGGLIAGLIWTAWALRKRLLALIGGLAMLVGTTSLWLVLVTLAPLGNDFAIDALPEITLEDMDGNAVNLSSLTESGDLIIVNLWATWCPPCLREMPLLEEAAKREGVSVVVANQGEDLLPIVRYLDEQRLDFRYALRDPSQTLMAQFQAPGLPTTVLFDRQGNTLDVHVGELTRAQLEQWLED, translated from the coding sequence ATGAATGCGATTGCCATTGGCCCACTGCTGATCTCCACCCCTCGGCTATATGCCTTAGGCTGCGCGCTACTGTTATTACTGGTTAGCCGCTACCTGCTGGGGTTAACGCCTTCACAGCATGGGCGCTGGTTCAACGGGCTAATGGTGATATGGCTGCTGGGAGCGCGGATTGTTTTTGTAGCGCTCAATTGGGAAAGCTACAGCGCAGCACCGCTGGAAGCACTGAAAGTATGGCAACCCGGCTACAATGCGCTGGGTGGCTTAATTGCAGGGTTAATTTGGACAGCCTGGGCGCTACGTAAGCGACTATTGGCGCTCATCGGCGGCCTTGCCATGTTGGTCGGCACGACAAGTCTGTGGCTGGTCTTGGTAACGCTTGCCCCCTTAGGCAATGACTTCGCCATTGACGCACTACCAGAGATCACCCTGGAAGATATGGACGGCAATGCGGTGAATCTCTCTTCGCTGACTGAAAGCGGCGACCTGATTATCGTTAACTTATGGGCTACCTGGTGTCCTCCTTGCCTGCGCGAAATGCCGTTGCTCGAAGAAGCAGCAAAGCGTGAGGGCGTGAGCGTGGTAGTCGCTAACCAAGGCGAAGACTTACTGCCGATAGTGCGCTATCTAGACGAGCAGAGGCTGGATTTTCGCTACGCACTGCGTGATCCGAGCCAAACGCTAATGGCACAATTTCAAGCTCCAGGCCTGCCCACTACAGTGCTTTTTGACCGACAAGGCAACACGTTGGATGTACACGTAGGAGAATTAACCCGCGCACAGCTGGAACAATGGTTGGAAGATTGA
- a CDS encoding branched-chain amino acid ABC transporter permease, whose amino-acid sequence MSHSTKNHNPAYTPKDATPERRFPLRELVLFGALLAAVLAVYAAMGAAYSTRMLVEAACYAILALGLTIQWGYAGQFNAGVMGFVALGGFCAMLFSVPVNDAFWGTELPGELGQVLLYGIAATLIVVGVTKLDRFGVPKKLRTVLAVVIGIVLYLIVISLLREVTSQIQSQAGFIGGFGLPAWVGWIVGGALAGGVGYFIGHVCLGLRSDYLAIATLGIAEIIKAFLKNSDWLTRGTATVSPLPWPTPGPAELGFTLSRAIYLSVTAVVIAVIFFLLHRAYHAPWGRMIRAIRDNEVSSAAMGKDINKRRLEIFVLGCILMGLGGGMLGTFNSLFDPQGYLPLNHTFLVLVMVILGGPGNNLGTIFGAVAVYIIWIMSEPLALFLMQLAVTLGENAFGWEAPSNMDSRALQARVLVIGMLITLVLRFAPKGLLPEKIKTHG is encoded by the coding sequence ATGAGCCATTCCACAAAAAACCACAATCCTGCCTACACGCCCAAAGATGCCACTCCTGAGCGGCGCTTTCCGCTGCGCGAGCTGGTGCTATTTGGCGCTCTATTAGCTGCCGTGCTAGCAGTCTACGCGGCAATGGGCGCAGCCTACAGTACGCGCATGCTGGTAGAAGCTGCTTGTTACGCCATTCTTGCTCTGGGCCTAACGATTCAATGGGGCTACGCCGGACAGTTTAATGCTGGTGTCATGGGCTTCGTCGCACTCGGCGGTTTCTGCGCCATGCTGTTTAGCGTCCCAGTGAATGACGCATTCTGGGGTACTGAACTACCGGGAGAACTCGGCCAAGTTCTGCTGTATGGCATTGCGGCAACCTTGATCGTCGTCGGAGTTACAAAGCTTGATAGGTTCGGCGTGCCGAAAAAGCTGCGTACCGTGCTCGCCGTCGTGATCGGGATCGTACTCTATTTGATTGTCATCAGCCTGCTTCGCGAGGTGACCAGTCAAATACAGTCTCAGGCGGGCTTTATTGGCGGTTTTGGCTTACCTGCCTGGGTAGGCTGGATTGTCGGTGGCGCCCTTGCTGGCGGCGTTGGTTACTTTATTGGCCACGTTTGTCTTGGCCTACGCAGTGACTACCTCGCCATTGCCACACTGGGTATCGCGGAAATCATCAAAGCTTTTTTGAAAAATTCCGACTGGCTGACACGCGGCACTGCCACAGTATCGCCTCTTCCTTGGCCTACCCCTGGCCCGGCGGAACTCGGCTTTACGCTTTCCCGAGCGATTTATCTTTCTGTGACGGCTGTCGTGATCGCAGTGATTTTCTTTTTACTCCATCGGGCGTACCACGCCCCCTGGGGAAGAATGATTCGTGCGATTCGCGATAACGAAGTCTCGTCAGCGGCCATGGGTAAAGATATCAACAAGCGGCGCCTGGAAATTTTCGTATTAGGCTGTATTTTGATGGGCCTTGGCGGCGGCATGCTGGGCACCTTTAACAGCCTGTTTGATCCTCAAGGCTACTTGCCTCTCAATCACACCTTCCTGGTGCTGGTCATGGTTATTTTAGGTGGCCCAGGTAATAACCTTGGCACCATTTTTGGGGCAGTCGCGGTTTATATTATTTGGATTATGTCAGAACCACTGGCTCTATTTTTAATGCAACTAGCGGTCACGCTGGGAGAGAACGCCTTCGGCTGGGAAGCGCCTAGCAATATGGATAGCCGGGCACTGCAAGCACGGGTTCTGGTAATCGGCATGTTGATTACCCTGGTACTACGCTTTGCTCCGAAAGGTTTGCTGCCAGAGAAAATAAAAACCCACGGTTAA
- the phrB gene encoding deoxyribodipyrimidine photo-lyase — translation MNLQLVWLRSDLRIHDNSALAAAAAKGPVVAVFLRSVAQWQEHGHGANKLDFWSRGVAAVKASLNGLNIPLLHRDIDHYDEAASTLVDIARTYQITQLHFNYEYALNEQRRDHAVLEAFEKEGITAQGHHDAVAFAPGSLLTGKGDYYGVFTPFSKAWHKQVTAEQLALRDTPKVQSPLEIDSDSLPALPNLDDTAVDGRLWPAGENAASDNLERFLRFRGRHYQQQRDFPKVRGTSELSPYLALGMISHRQCLQAVMSENGGHLADGDAGLTTWVNELIWREFYQHVAVGFPQVCRYQPFQEHTKQLRWRDDDKGFNAWCEGRTGYPIVDAAMRQLVTTGWMHNRLRMITAMFLSKHLLIDWRRGEAFFMRHLVDGEFCANNGGWQWAASTGTDAAPYFRIFNPTTQSTRFDPDGEFIAHWLPTLSALPAKARHAPPQDMLNPTDYPPPIVDHKAARQRALDAFKALTK, via the coding sequence ATGAATTTGCAGCTTGTTTGGCTGCGTAGTGACTTACGCATTCACGATAACTCCGCGCTTGCCGCTGCTGCTGCCAAAGGCCCCGTGGTAGCCGTATTCCTGCGCAGCGTAGCTCAGTGGCAAGAACATGGACATGGTGCTAACAAACTCGACTTCTGGTCTCGCGGCGTGGCTGCGGTTAAAGCATCGCTGAATGGGCTGAACATTCCACTCCTACACCGCGACATCGACCATTACGATGAAGCGGCTAGCACACTAGTGGATATCGCCCGCACGTATCAGATAACCCAGCTTCATTTTAATTACGAATATGCATTGAATGAGCAGCGCCGCGATCATGCTGTGCTTGAGGCGTTTGAAAAAGAAGGGATAACCGCCCAAGGCCACCACGATGCCGTTGCTTTTGCACCTGGCAGCTTGCTAACGGGAAAAGGCGACTATTACGGCGTATTTACTCCGTTCTCAAAAGCGTGGCATAAGCAGGTGACTGCGGAACAACTAGCGCTTCGCGACACGCCGAAGGTGCAATCGCCACTAGAGATTGACAGCGACTCACTTCCCGCACTGCCTAATCTTGACGATACTGCCGTGGATGGCCGCTTATGGCCGGCTGGCGAAAATGCGGCTAGCGACAATCTTGAACGCTTTTTACGCTTTCGCGGTCGGCACTATCAGCAGCAGCGGGACTTCCCTAAGGTACGCGGCACCAGTGAACTTTCACCCTATCTGGCACTAGGCATGATCTCTCACCGCCAATGTCTCCAGGCAGTGATGAGCGAAAATGGGGGACATTTAGCTGACGGTGATGCCGGACTGACAACATGGGTCAATGAACTTATTTGGCGTGAGTTTTATCAACATGTTGCAGTAGGTTTCCCCCAAGTTTGCCGCTATCAGCCATTTCAGGAGCACACCAAGCAGCTTCGTTGGCGTGACGACGACAAAGGCTTTAATGCATGGTGTGAAGGCCGCACCGGCTATCCAATTGTGGATGCGGCCATGCGCCAACTAGTGACCACAGGCTGGATGCACAACCGCCTGCGCATGATCACCGCAATGTTTTTAAGTAAGCACCTACTGATCGACTGGCGACGTGGTGAAGCATTTTTTATGCGCCACTTGGTCGATGGTGAGTTTTGCGCGAATAACGGTGGCTGGCAGTGGGCGGCATCAACGGGCACGGATGCAGCGCCTTACTTCCGGATTTTTAACCCTACTACCCAGTCAACGCGCTTTGATCCGGATGGCGAATTTATTGCCCACTGGTTGCCAACTCTTAGCGCATTGCCTGCTAAAGCGCGCCATGCGCCGCCTCAGGATATGCTAAATCCAACGGACTACCCACCGCCTATCGTTGATCATAAAGCTGCGCGCCAGCGTGCTTTGGATGCCTTTAAAGCGCTAACTAAATAG
- a CDS encoding ABC transporter substrate-binding protein, producing the protein MINKRALATAVAASSLALAGMAQAEVKVGFLGGFTGGIESLTPPIFAGAQLAVEQINEQGGILGGQTLEMPSGDTTCSDASAASNAADRMVNSEQVTAIVGALCTGATIAAANNAAIPGGVLMVSPASTAPAVSELDDNDLVFRTVPSDAFQGEMLAKLLLDKGIDFVAVTYVNNDYGRGLSDAFSDAFEAGGGEIAENLAHEDNRADYRSELGSLSSSGADTLVVLAYADTSGQTVLRQAYESGMFTQYVGADGMVGDSLVEAIGADVLDGMIATRPGSPDLPGTNIFNEAAEAAGIDPSAVFAAQAYDAAFLVALAIEQNGSAEREGLSEALRSVSSAPGEVILPGEWEKAVELIAAGTEINYEGASGSHEFDENGDVPGVVVEMVVEEGSFTSKGLVEL; encoded by the coding sequence ATGATTAATAAGCGCGCATTAGCCACCGCCGTTGCGGCCTCATCTCTTGCTTTAGCGGGCATGGCCCAGGCGGAGGTCAAAGTTGGCTTCTTGGGCGGTTTTACCGGGGGAATTGAAAGCCTGACACCACCTATTTTTGCGGGTGCTCAGCTTGCCGTCGAGCAGATCAATGAGCAGGGCGGTATCTTAGGCGGGCAAACATTGGAGATGCCTTCTGGGGATACCACCTGTTCGGATGCATCAGCTGCCTCTAACGCTGCAGATCGTATGGTGAACTCTGAGCAAGTCACCGCGATTGTCGGCGCTTTATGTACTGGGGCAACGATTGCTGCTGCTAATAACGCAGCAATTCCAGGCGGTGTGTTGATGGTCTCACCTGCGTCAACGGCGCCCGCCGTTTCTGAGCTGGATGACAACGACTTAGTTTTCCGTACCGTGCCATCGGATGCTTTCCAGGGCGAAATGCTTGCTAAGCTACTGCTTGATAAAGGTATCGACTTTGTCGCGGTGACCTATGTTAATAACGACTATGGTCGTGGCTTGTCGGATGCCTTCAGTGACGCCTTTGAAGCGGGCGGTGGCGAAATAGCAGAAAACCTCGCACATGAAGATAACCGTGCCGACTACCGTTCTGAGCTTGGCTCGCTCTCTTCGAGTGGCGCAGACACGCTGGTCGTGCTGGCCTATGCCGATACCTCCGGTCAGACGGTACTTCGCCAAGCCTACGAAAGCGGCATGTTCACCCAGTATGTGGGTGCCGATGGTATGGTTGGTGATAGCTTAGTAGAAGCGATTGGCGCAGATGTGCTGGATGGAATGATCGCCACACGTCCTGGCAGCCCTGATCTCCCCGGGACAAACATTTTCAATGAAGCGGCTGAAGCGGCGGGCATTGATCCTAGCGCCGTATTCGCTGCCCAGGCTTATGATGCGGCCTTCCTAGTGGCGTTGGCTATTGAGCAAAATGGCAGTGCCGAGCGTGAGGGGCTTTCTGAAGCGCTACGCAGTGTTTCCAGCGCGCCAGGTGAAGTAATACTGCCGGGCGAGTGGGAAAAAGCGGTTGAGTTGATCGCAGCAGGTACTGAGATAAATTACGAAGGTGCCTCTGGCTCTCATGAATTTGACGAAAACGGCGACGTGCCCGGCGTTGTTGTGGAAATGGTGGTAGAAGAGGGCTCGTTCACTAGCAAAGGTTTGGTTGAACTCTAG
- a CDS encoding MerR family transcriptional regulator: MSNKATHPPDTPLYPIREVSRLTGVNSVTLRAWERRYGLIRPQRTPKGHRLYAQDDITRIERILQWLNRGVPVSQVADLLDQPETVETPTQDAGDWASQRQQLQLTIEAVDLPKLETLYHQSLALYPLSIAINELWQPVILSLEAKWADQPDELVRRTFEAFLRSQVGIRLHYANQATRGPLILLSAMPEDPGLLWVLMCALMASEQGYRVQMFDRSLALKELPNAVSRLHSSMVLLSSGQRESDDYIRQTLPKAAETLNVPIGVCGEVAKLRKNDLRDGPVHMLGDDLPQAIARLRPLLRESGIL; encoded by the coding sequence ATGAGTAATAAGGCGACCCACCCACCCGACACCCCACTTTATCCTATCAGGGAAGTTTCCCGTTTAACGGGTGTTAACTCGGTCACACTACGTGCCTGGGAGCGTCGCTACGGTTTAATCCGCCCACAGCGCACCCCAAAGGGACATCGGTTATATGCGCAAGATGATATCACCCGTATTGAGCGAATTTTACAATGGCTGAACCGCGGTGTACCGGTTAGCCAGGTAGCCGATTTACTTGATCAACCAGAAACCGTGGAAACGCCCACCCAGGATGCAGGCGACTGGGCCAGCCAACGTCAACAGCTTCAACTAACCATTGAAGCGGTTGATCTCCCAAAATTGGAGACGCTTTATCATCAAAGCTTAGCGTTATATCCATTAAGTATTGCTATTAACGAACTTTGGCAGCCGGTGATTCTATCGTTGGAGGCCAAATGGGCAGACCAGCCTGATGAGCTTGTGCGCCGCACCTTTGAGGCTTTTTTGCGGAGCCAGGTAGGCATCCGCTTGCATTATGCTAATCAGGCAACGCGCGGGCCGCTCATTTTGTTAAGCGCCATGCCCGAAGACCCCGGCCTATTGTGGGTGTTGATGTGTGCATTAATGGCTAGCGAACAAGGCTATCGCGTACAAATGTTTGATCGTTCGTTGGCGCTGAAGGAACTACCTAACGCGGTGTCTCGACTGCACTCATCAATGGTATTACTTTCCAGCGGCCAGCGTGAAAGCGATGACTACATTCGCCAAACACTTCCCAAGGCAGCAGAAACGTTAAATGTGCCGATTGGCGTTTGCGGTGAAGTAGCAAAGCTCAGAAAGAACGACTTACGTGACGGCCCTGTACATATGCTGGGCGATGATTTACCGCAAGCCATCGCACGGCTTCGCCCCCTGCTTCGCGAGTCGGGGATCCTTTGA
- the rapA gene encoding RNA polymerase-associated protein RapA: MSDFSPGQRWISDGEAELGLGTVLNCDARSVTILFSASQETRTYNTRQAPLTRVMFGSGDRVISADGWQMIVDDSKETNGLITYIGEDSSGLPRELSEAKLADTMQFDQARDRLLTGQVDRNDWFDLRFRTLHHYQRIEQHSALGFAGPRIDLIPHQLYIADEVAGRHAPRVLLADEVGLGKTIEAGLILHRLLLAGRVERALILVPDSLTHQWLVELLRRFSLNVSLLDEHQSLAHGSANPFESAQIVLASQGWLFANIHRQEQAQASQFDLLIVDEAHHLDWSPDGSGPGYQCVEQLAADIPGLLLLTATPEQMGVESHFARLRLLDAERYHDIERFKDEEHHYIAVAQAIDALDELPDNGEARKRVDNVADDRDSQALLATLCNPEASAEQQDAARAQLRDALLDRHGTGRVMFRNSRRHVGGFPERRLHLAQLELPSAYRRVLRRLERDDDYLDELLIETGMDHPDVLIYPDSMYRELSNDPLNTESWWHIDPRVNWLLEKLSDDSESGFANDKVLIIAHHRETAEGLAEGLRVLGGYHAPVFHEGLSLVERDRAAAAFADEEDGCQVLVCSEIGSEGRNFQFCRHLVMFDMPQHPDQLEQRIGRLDRIGQRHAIELHVPTFTGSPGERLLRWYHEGMDAFSAPHGIGSDLYDAFGDALADALLDDEMLDEIIDETRQMFTAKLAERDAGRNRLLELNACRPARAQQVIEAVRELDEDPALPRFVERALDIFGVDSQDIGNGLLYLQPSQHMLDGLPGLVKGEEGFSATYSRALALARDDIQRLSWEHPLLREMMERILDGTMGNTALALLRHPAIPSGRLMAELVFRTHCPAPKSLHLNRFLPPTAVRVLLDESGANLTSKISFTGLGKNLQKVNKSLARDLIKSRHDQLRGLLIQGEGEAERELPSIVESAETRMRAQLDAELARLTALAEHNPAVRSEELEALKQERKALSDAIENTRLRLDSVRVIITVDPNA, translated from the coding sequence ATGAGCGATTTTTCTCCCGGCCAGCGCTGGATTAGCGACGGCGAGGCTGAGCTTGGACTCGGCACCGTGCTTAACTGCGACGCCCGTAGCGTTACCATTTTGTTCAGTGCCAGCCAGGAAACCCGTACCTACAACACCCGCCAAGCGCCCTTGACCCGCGTCATGTTTGGCAGCGGCGACCGCGTAATTTCTGCTGATGGCTGGCAGATGATCGTAGACGATAGCAAAGAGACCAATGGCTTAATCACCTACATTGGTGAAGATAGCAGCGGCCTTCCTCGTGAGCTCTCTGAAGCAAAGCTTGCCGACACCATGCAGTTTGATCAGGCGCGCGATCGACTGTTGACCGGCCAAGTTGACCGCAATGACTGGTTTGACCTGCGCTTTCGCACGCTGCACCACTATCAGCGCATCGAGCAGCACAGCGCTCTGGGCTTTGCGGGGCCGCGCATCGACCTGATTCCTCACCAGCTGTATATCGCTGACGAAGTGGCAGGTCGCCATGCCCCGCGCGTACTGCTTGCAGACGAAGTTGGGCTGGGTAAAACGATTGAGGCGGGCCTGATTCTGCACCGTCTGCTTCTGGCTGGCCGAGTAGAACGCGCGTTGATATTGGTGCCAGACAGCCTTACCCACCAATGGCTGGTCGAGCTGTTACGCCGTTTCTCACTCAATGTTAGCCTGCTGGATGAGCACCAAAGTCTCGCCCACGGCAGTGCCAATCCATTTGAAAGCGCCCAAATTGTATTGGCTAGCCAAGGTTGGCTGTTCGCCAATATTCACCGCCAAGAGCAGGCCCAGGCGAGCCAGTTTGATTTATTGATCGTCGATGAAGCCCATCATCTTGACTGGAGCCCTGATGGCAGCGGCCCAGGCTATCAGTGTGTTGAGCAGCTTGCTGCTGATATTCCTGGCTTATTGCTGCTGACGGCTACGCCAGAACAGATGGGTGTTGAGAGTCATTTCGCTCGCTTGCGCTTGCTAGATGCCGAGCGTTACCACGATATCGAACGCTTTAAAGACGAAGAACATCATTACATCGCTGTCGCTCAAGCCATTGATGCCTTGGATGAGCTACCCGATAACGGCGAGGCGCGTAAACGGGTCGATAATGTAGCGGACGACCGTGACAGCCAGGCGTTGCTAGCAACGTTGTGCAACCCTGAGGCAAGTGCTGAACAGCAAGATGCTGCCCGCGCTCAGTTGCGCGATGCGCTGCTTGATCGTCACGGTACTGGACGAGTCATGTTCCGCAACAGCCGCCGGCATGTGGGAGGGTTCCCGGAACGTCGTTTGCACCTTGCCCAGCTGGAACTGCCATCGGCCTACCGGCGCGTGCTGCGCCGCTTAGAACGCGATGATGATTACCTGGATGAACTGCTGATTGAAACGGGCATGGATCATCCCGACGTGTTGATTTATCCAGACAGTATGTATCGCGAGCTCAGCAATGATCCGCTTAACACCGAATCCTGGTGGCATATCGACCCACGGGTAAACTGGCTACTGGAAAAGCTGAGTGACGATAGCGAAAGTGGCTTCGCCAACGATAAAGTACTGATTATTGCTCACCATAGAGAAACCGCTGAAGGACTTGCCGAAGGACTGCGCGTCCTAGGCGGCTATCACGCACCGGTGTTCCACGAAGGATTATCGCTGGTGGAGCGTGACCGTGCCGCAGCGGCATTTGCTGATGAAGAAGACGGCTGCCAAGTGCTGGTATGCTCTGAAATCGGCTCAGAAGGCCGCAACTTTCAGTTCTGCCGCCACTTGGTGATGTTTGATATGCCCCAGCACCCCGACCAGCTGGAGCAGCGCATTGGCCGCCTCGACCGGATAGGGCAGCGCCACGCCATTGAACTTCATGTCCCCACCTTCACTGGCAGCCCAGGCGAACGGCTACTGCGCTGGTATCATGAGGGCATGGACGCGTTCAGTGCTCCTCACGGCATTGGCAGCGATCTGTATGATGCCTTTGGTGATGCTTTGGCTGATGCCCTACTCGACGATGAAATGCTTGATGAAATCATCGACGAAACCCGCCAAATGTTCACCGCGAAACTGGCTGAGCGGGATGCTGGCCGTAACCGGCTGTTAGAGCTAAACGCCTGTCGCCCTGCCCGTGCTCAGCAGGTCATTGAGGCGGTGCGTGAGTTGGACGAAGATCCAGCGTTGCCACGTTTTGTAGAGCGCGCCCTGGATATTTTTGGGGTAGATAGCCAAGACATTGGCAATGGCCTACTTTATTTGCAGCCTAGTCAACACATGCTGGACGGCTTACCAGGGCTGGTGAAGGGGGAAGAGGGCTTTTCAGCCACTTATAGCCGCGCACTGGCACTTGCACGAGACGATATTCAGCGGCTCTCTTGGGAGCACCCGCTGCTGCGCGAAATGATGGAGCGTATATTAGATGGCACTATGGGTAATACGGCGCTTGCGCTACTGCGCCATCCAGCGATTCCCAGTGGCCGCTTAATGGCTGAGTTGGTGTTCCGCACCCACTGCCCTGCCCCCAAATCACTCCACCTCAACCGCTTCTTGCCGCCTACTGCTGTGCGTGTCCTGCTTGATGAATCAGGCGCAAACCTAACTAGCAAGATCTCCTTCACCGGACTTGGCAAAAACCTGCAGAAAGTGAACAAGTCGCTGGCAAGGGACTTGATCAAAAGCCGCCATGACCAACTGCGCGGCTTGCTTATTCAGGGTGAAGGTGAAGCTGAACGTGAGTTACCCAGCATCGTAGAAAGCGCTGAAACACGCATGCGTGCCCAACTTGATGCAGAACTTGCTCGCTTAACCGCCCTGGCAGAGCACAATCCAGCGGTTCGTAGTGAAGAACTGGAGGCATTGAAGCAAGAACGTAAAGCACTTAGCGACGCAATAGAAAACACCCGCCTGCGGCTCGATTCCGTGCGGGTGATTATCACTGTCGACCCCAATGCCTGA